The Hippoglossus hippoglossus isolate fHipHip1 chromosome 16, fHipHip1.pri, whole genome shotgun sequence genomic sequence TAAATAACATGCTTGTTAATCCTCTcataagaattttttttttcttttttaaccaaCAGATCCGAGCATAGCTCATATTCCAACGTCAAATACTGTAGCACAGGTGTACCACAAGGCTGCGTGAGCTCTCCTTACCTATACACCCTGTATACTAACGAATGTAGAGCAGCCGGCCAAATAATCACATTAGCAAAATTGATGATTATACAGTGATTTTATGGGATGACTGCCCTGCAATATACTTGGATGAGATTGACACCTTTAAAGACTGGTGTGGCAGTCATCATCTAATTTTTAACATCAAAAAGACGAAGGAGATGATATTCGACCCCAGAGAGGTGAGAGTCCATGACCCAGTGATAATCAGTGACAAAGTTATTGAGCAGGTGAGCACTTTTAAATATGTGGGCATACAGCTGGACTGTCCCATGTAGACTTGTTGTGTGCTAGCTCAAAAGCTGGACTTCCTACATAGACTTAGACTGTTTGGTGTGAGCATCTACGTCTTGTCCATATTTTATTCTGCTGTGCTTGAAAGCATAATTAGATATGGAATGGCAAGCTCTTGTTCATACCGACGTCCATCATTCTACTCAACAAGGAGATGCGTTGATTCAGTCATGCATCTTATAACCCTCGCACTTGACTAGCACATTtcacactttggtttttaagttttaatgcCAGTTACTGTTCTGTTTCTCATCTTGCTATAtcgtgttttatcattttaagtgtttaagGGCAAGTGCAATActcaactcacttttattctgcatttttattctGGGTCTTGTGTGATATATCTTTGTGTaaatttttgttgttgttgtttgttctaATATATACTGTTCCGCAGCTGCACTTTGGCCCAACACAAATTTCCCTATGGaacaataaatgtatatttgatatttgatttgatgatgtcatgttgtAAGGTTTGAGTCAGTGTCAAACGAATGTTAGTATTCAGTTTCTCATTCTATTAATTTTTCTACTTTccatcaagcctcaattacatttcttggTTGATAATGAGTcttaaaaatcatttaaaatttttaaatatacatcagctgagatgctttttaaaataagtttttccCAAAGAATCCAGATCAGCTGAGTTCCGAAACCACACATATTTTCTTATGGATTTAAAATTTCCCCAAAAAAATTGGAAAAGTCTAAAATATGGGAccatgtgtctttgtgtgtgtgtgtgtgtgtgtgtgtgtgtgtgtgtgtgtgtgtgtgtgtgtgtgtaaatgtgtatttatgtatgtgtgtgtgtgtgtgtaaatgtgtattaatgtatgtgtgtgtggtgtgtgattACTGGTCAGGTTGAACTGGGTGGAGGTGTGTCTGCTGACGATGTCCAGAGCGTGAACCACAGAGTAGTCGACAGTCAGCAGGACGAtgcacagcagagagacagagagcagctgaaacacacctgacatctgacaacacacacacacacacacacacacacacacacatactgattTTATTCCTTTCCACTGAGGTTGTGGAGAACTTCAGCCTCTTGTGGTCAAAATCagtattacaaataaaatttgattaaacAGATCATATGAAATGTTTCTTCACTTAAATATATCAGTGTGATATAAACTCAGTTATCATGTAACAGACACAGTGTTAAGGATCATTAGAGTTGatgttaataatatataatattatatattattatattacatacGATTATATTTCACTATCATCCCCTTTACATTAATTCAGCTTAAATGCTGTTGAATTGAAAAGTAAATAAGAGTTAAATTTATTATCTAATGATTTTCACTCATTGTCTGAAAAGTTTGACGAAATATCTCAGGTTTTTTTTGGGACTTTTCTTCTCTCCAGGATGAcgaagatgaggatgaagacgaCATGAACAGTTGAACTCACCACTTCCTGAAACTCGTCAGGATGAATCCTGAAGCTCAGAGGGTCGAtgaacttcttcttctctgatttCCTCAGCGGCAGCAGGAAACGTTTCCCCTGAACACGGGGAACAGGAGAGAAACACGTGAGTTACATCAAACTGTTCtgatggtgatgaaggtgatgaagatgttacCGCTCTTCTTCTGCGGTCGTCGATCTTTCTGAAGTAGGTGGTGATGTAGACATTGTCAAAGTGAACTTCTCTCCTGTACTGTCTGAGGTACCAGAATgccctgaggaggaagaggaagaggaggaggagtacaTTCGTTTGCCCTCTGACTCAGCAGActtattaaatatattcatgATATCATGTCCTCACAGGACTCTAACATGTCACCTGATGAAGACGCTGATGATGGTGAgggacagcagcagctgcacaatgtccagcagctgcttcatcaTGGTCGTCAGGCCGTGGAGAGACTTTCTCACAGACTGAGTGAAGTGATCGGTCGCAGCTCCGCCCAGCACAGCCGGCTGCTCCtgcaggaggtcagaggtcagaggtcagacaggACGTGAACACAGGTGACcgactgatgacatcacacaggtgACAGGCTGATGACATCACTTTCTGACCTGGACAACGAGCTCCGTGCTGAACTCTCTGGACAACATGTCGACGGAAACGTTCAGATGATCAAAGAGACGACCGAAGTTTCCCTCCACAGGAATGTGCTGCTTACACCAGGGACCCATCACTGACGATatataaacaccatcactgacgatatataaacaccatcactgacgatatataaacaccatcactgacgatatataaacaccatcactgacgatatataaacaccatcactgacgatatataaacaccatcactgacgatatataaacaccatcactgactgtatataaacaccatcagtgactgtatataaacaccatcactgacgatatataaacaccatcactgacgatatataaacaccatcactgacgatatataaacaccatcactgacgGTATATAAacaccatcagtgactgtatataaacaccatcagtgactgtatataaagacgatcagtgactgtatataaagaccatcagtgactgtatataaagaccatcagtgactgtatataaagatgatcagtaactgtatataaagatgatcagtaactgtatataaagaccatcagtgactgtatataaagatgatcagtgactgtatataaagatgacctctcacctctcacaatgtcacacaggaagtggaatttcatagagacacagaggatgTGGCTGATAACAGGGACAGGTATCGCCTCCATACACTCCGCCCACCTAAGCTCGAACCAATCAGAACAGCGCTGTACTCCCTCATTCACGACACCTGAAATCACATAACAGAAATCTTTTAACCCGTCCATGTGTTCCGGCCATAAGTATTTGGACATTTACACATGTAATAAACCTGATGTTGTCTGACTCACTGTCGCACTGCATCATGGTCTTTGTAGTGAACTGTTCCTGTGTGCTCCGATCCAACTCCATGCGCTGTGGTTTGAACTGGTCGTATCCGTACTGAGCGACGACTTCATCTCTGATGATCTGAAACTTCCTGCTGATGCTCAGAGCCTCTGACTCAAACGCTGCTTCATCGTCCTGAACAGGAAACAACAGCCATGTCAAAAACCTTAATCATCAGGTACTGATCACTTCATGCTGAACGTTTTTATGGATTATTGATCAttagtttgtttgatttgtttaactTTTACAAAGTGGTGATCAATCTTCATTATGGTAATAATAAAGCTTTTTAATAGAATAACATGCAGCTGAAATCAAGCGTTAATAACTGTGGACACGCAAGTTAAACTGATGTTATGAACGATGTAACAGCTGGTTTTAAATAGATCCTTGGCTGTGATTGGTTCTCACCACAAGCTGCTGAGTAATGACTGTGAACGGTCTGATGGCGTGTCGCCACAGGAGCTTGCTGTGAAGAACCTGCAGGTCCAGGTTacagctgagagacagagctgctgaGTGCACGTTATGCACGATGTTAGAGACCGGTCCTGTAATGACACCATCAGACAGCATCAATgatcacacactgactctgtgtgtgtgtgtgtgtgtgtgtgtgtgtgtgtgtgtgtgtgtgtgtgtgtgtgtgtgtgtgtgtgtgtgtgtgtgtgtgtgtgtatgataaCCTGTGGAGAGCACAGACAGGATGAACACCATCAGGTACATTCGGCCACGGGAGCCGAGCATGCTGGGAAACATCAGGAGAACCGAGCAtctgaaggaggaggacaaCACCCCGCAAAtgacacacacaactgaaacatacacagacacacatacacacgaaAGTCAGATGagtagatttttttcattagaAAGTAAACATCTGTTAATGTGAAGTCTCCTCACCGACAAACACACTTCCTGCTGCCAGcttcaggtcagaggtcagagggaggCCGTGAATGATGCCCAGGAAAAGAACTGAAGTATAGGAACCATGTGGGGGAAAATGAAGAAGGTCAACTTGACAAAGTAATGAGCTAAATACTATTAATAAAGTActacatatgtatatattcaaacaatatttaaatactaaCAGCTATTGTCAtgtaaaaaatctaattaaattaaaattctagaaatgataaaacaaattttgcagaaactacataaaaaaaaattaaaaataaaatataagaccAAAAAACGACATTTTGTCAagctaaaagtaaaaacaatattgtAACTAAATAGTGATGTTACCTgaacctgtcactgctccaaACAGAGCTCTGAGCACCAGGTGAGACACCAGAAactcctctgattggctgaagaggaagtgatggacagcaggaggcaggaagcTCAAACTGAGCCTCTTCACAGCTGGAAGACACAATATCTGGTTCATGAGGACTGAAGGTCAGACACATCAACTCCTAAAGTAACTCGGGCTGCGAGCAGCACTGTGCGGGCCGAGCACTTGCGATTGGGACCTGATGCCGCAGGGGAGGGTGAACAGGGACTGGGCGACAGACTAGTAGATCTGTTCAGATCAAAAACACTTGTTTCTCTCCAGATCGTATAAATATTTCACCTTTGCAACAatctaagacatcaaaggaatgtacaaccactgacactgtgacattaaagcaaactgacaaGGAATTATTTGCTTAATGAAACCTTTGAAGCAATATTTCAGGTATTCCCcgattaacttgtttttgatcatcacaaataCTTAATTCAAAtttcctttgttactttttgaatacaaatcatttttgtatcactacccttctaatgcacaacatgggtcaaaaatgacccgtattcatttACTGTTATATTTCATGAGggtttctttgctatatttttgaaataaatgtattttattattaataatataatatatttaatgaatatattcattaaatgtcttgtttttgatcatcacaaatcattattttcccttttccttactttataaaaaaattttaattttgtatttctacatccCTTTTACAAACATGGGTCAAAAACGACCCGTACAGATTGTATTCACTACGGAACACCtgccattcatttcacacagctgcatttgcacatctgatgcatgtaagtcttattttacaatccattaccagtgagaaagagaaatatgtacaatactaactagctcTTAGCTAGCTAGCTTATTTTATAGTTAGCTAACCATAgttagatcaacaaaataaaactcaaattataacagtatatacttaatagactgattgatatgcatttgaaaatatgcttttgattttctttatccagagtgttagttTGGCTGGTCccaatcatttcagacttacggttggtcataaagatgctgtatgaagaacaggatgaggaagatgaggaggcaattcttggtctCAATTCCGAGTCTGAAATCTGTGATGCTGCGGACCTAGATAGTCTAGgttctacaggatcaagctggagttgtgggtgtgtcttggaatccagctctcctaaatggagaaggctcctttgatgacatagaagacTTGTCttcatcaaaggagccttctcctAAATCAGCggtcggcaacctttactatcaaaagagcaaTTTTGTCCACAGTGCTGCTCGTATCcttagttatatatatatatatatttatgaatatacGTGATAGAACTGAAAGCTTCAAGCTAATAAGGggtctggagccgcaaaacatatttgataacacagcttataaagttttatatatagttatactatatatatataaaaactatagtttgttgcatttatgaaattatagaacgacaataaagaaaactatttttacctgttacaacaaaggaaaacacaaaattcttatgaagaggagaacaaaGTACACTGGCATGTAGGcctactttgaaataaattaaacacagaactatGCTTTTCCACTCATCTCCAGCTGGGTACCTTTCAGCAAATGCTGTGTGCTTGTTCTGGAAATGTCTTTCAACATtacactttttgttgtttgctaaTTCCTTGCCACATATTAAGCATACAGGTAAGCCAGCATCGTTGGCAGTGAAAGCAAATGAATCTGTCCACGCATAATTAAACTCTCTATTTTCCTCcgagaattttcttttttgggattTATCCATGGTTAGTTTACCGAGGCcggggggttagggttaggggttagggttaaccctaacccggGGGTCGGAAACTCTAGATTAGCCACCTGCAGGGAAAAGCGCCGGGCCGTAGACGTAATAGGATGTGACGCATATTTTAGTTGacgaaatattaaaacaaaaagtgagagcaggtcagactgGAGGCggacacagaaactgaagctcagtacaaaccaactgcagcttctgctctgatcaagaAGCTGCAGCgctgatctcagagcagctgtgaccatagaaactctgtgttttcactatTTCCACTGTTAAGAAGCAGCCGGtaagtcactgaccggctgcttcacgtgaacgagctctgatctcactgtgtctctctgagcgagtgagtgggggcggagccccggggcctgtgtgtgtgcgctgtctgggagcgtgcgcacacacacgcgcgcacgcagGATGTTTGATAATTTGCTCCGCCAGATTAGCTCGCTGATGATACACCACACATTCCCTAATACTACCGCTACACTGCCCCTACAGGTCAAGTGCATATTGCATCTGGCACACGTAGTGTTAATTTAACAGCAAGTATATCTCCGGCCTTACTCTTCACAggaactgataatcacatggatttagttattaatcgatgatgtcggatcatgactccggatctTTCTGTTCACTTTAATACTAAAGTCCTGACTTTGTGCGTCACATTACGttacatgtgtctcataaactctaaagtgaatcagacaaacacaaactataaCGGTCCACTCCATCAAGTGCAGACCACTAGGTGAACATTTAATGTAAATctaataaaagttgtaaaacgaggattacttcctgttgccagtaggtggcgctatcactacATACATATATGCACCGAGTTTCATGAAGACCGGTGAAAGCAGACTGAGGGGCTGCATTTTAGGTGGCGCCAAATTTCAGGGGCATGTCAGGcctggtgaaaatgtacgtattctggagtaattggAAATGGGcatggcaaaatggctcaacatcGCCACCTAAAACCTGGCAGTTCTGTCTGGTTTTACCGATCTTCACGAAATTTGGTACACACGTCTATCATtaccagacaaaaaaaagtcCCATTAATGCACCAGGAAGTCAGCCATTTTGGATTTCGTGGCCATTATGGCCATTTTACAAGTTGTGTATTGTAACGAACTCCTCCTAGTGCTTTCATCTGATCACCTTCAAAATCAGTAAGTGTGAAATTAAAACTACCtattttttgagtttttgtcacaaggtgtgaccgtggcgtggcgtcatATTTCAACAAGTCGCaatgacacacgaaattactcTAACTTCAGTGTAGATTGTtcaatctccctcaaactacatctGTGtaacaacacccccccccccgcccccccaaggcattcatatggttttaagggagacatgtacaaaaatcagtagggacatgtgtcttttcataacaaacaaaaaactctcTTGGAtcgatatgctagaccaaacaggaagtcggCTATTTACATATGTTGTATTTGAAAGaactttcatcagatcaactttaaattcagtgagtgtcatcttaacaacatggagattaaaACGATCTCGTTTTTTTAGTGtacgtcacacggtgtgaccgtggtgtagcgtcaaagtttgatgattcgccaaaaaagagggatttattataactcctctgtgcattgttcaaTCTGCCTCAAACCGCTATCACACGATCACAGTCTCGCCCTGAACAGATCCATATGTCAATAATGACTcatcgtcacagcgccacctgctggcgacaggaagtgatatgttttatactttgatgctctgctgctggctgctttacaatatacagctcaaatgagctcagacaaGTCATAGGGATatggtcagaattgtgaaatttcctcaaaccgtgtaaacattaaggtgcggcgaaggttgatccttcgccaaaggagacaaagttttcataactccactgtgcattgtccaatcagccccaaaattctgtcacatgatcataGTCCCAGCCTAGACtgatctattagtctgtatgtagtgaaagtaatagcgccacctactggtaaCAGGAAGTAAGCCacgttttacaactttaatacGATTTACCTACAATTTTCACCCTGTGGTCTGCACTTGAtggcgtggaccgtaatgcaTGATTAGTGGGCGTGGTTTGGTGTTGCGTGatggacacaggaagtgagcgTTCATCCTTCTAGCGGTGCACAAAACGCAGACAACACAGAGCCGTTTCGCCcattgaatgcccaaaggcacaccatttaatggtgccACGCTCAAGGTATAATAATCCTAACATTGTAAACTGGTTTGCTCTATTTTCTTGAGTAATAGTAATGAACACTGTAAAAGTAATTCACCCAGAAAGTATTAGTAGCAAATGACATTATGCCCATCGGTAAGCTATGTCTGCAATGACTGTTCTTCTTCCTTACATGTATGATAATATATAAGTCAAAAGCTATTACACAGCCAAGATCATAGGTACGTCATTAATCTTAATTTGGCATTGATCCTGCCTTTGATCATTATTTTACGAGTGAATGGCATCCACTGCCgaacttcaaagtaaaaaacttGCAGCTTACAGCTTATTACTGTAAGAACAGTACAAACCCTGGGCACAGTTACTAAATCACTATAATCAATCACTTTATGACATGGTCCATTTAATGGTCATTTTAAGAATAATATAAAtcaccagaagaaaaaaagagtctCCAGGACACAATCTCATTGAATCTCCTGGACCTTCAAGGCAACTGTGCTGGATGGACTCACGAATACAGAGCTGGGGACAGAGCAATTTTCCCTTGGTGGCAGAGAGAACCTGCTACTCAATGTAAGAGAAAATGCACCACACCATTGGTACAATCAGTCAGGCAACCGCTTGAGGCATGTGACCACTCTTCTTTTGAGGAGTATTAAGGCACTGTTCTACACATGTAGAGCAACAAAGTCCGTGGTTGTAGGTAACGCTAAAAGAAATAACCAATATTGCATTAAAACATGCCAGAAAACGTCTAACAATTTAAAAAGAGGTTGTGCAATTGAAAAGGGAAGTAGAGCTTTTGAGGGTAAGAAATAATGAGTTAAtataggaaaataaaaaatgctttttGTAAGATTAACTTAAGATCTGTGTTGAGCAATTAACTTGTGTCTGATATCGATGATATTAGGACCCGAGCACCGACAGTGCAAAGGCCCTATTGCTTTACGTTTGTgaaaaggatgttttttttaactccactgtgcattgtccagTCAACACCAAAATATGAATTTTGGTCCCACCTTTGATCAGAGTCccagcctgaacagctccatatgtcaatgttaactcagggtcatagcgccacctactgatcagcatgaaaatgaagttgttgtaactcCGCTGTACATTATCCAATCAGCCCCAAAAATTGACGCGTTTATCTTTCCTGCGGagcgcaaaacgcatgcaatgTGGAGCCACTTCGCCTGGTCCCTGTCCAACCTCCCCGCGGCCTCATCAGATCCAGAGTTCGCAAGTGCTTGGGCCCGCACAGTGCTGCTCGTATCcttagttatatatatatatatatatatatatttataaatatatgtgaTAGAACTGCTAACTGAAAGCTAACTGACTTAAGGCTAACTGACTTAAAGCTAACTGAAAGTTACTGACTTAAAGCTAACTGACTTAAAGCTAACTGAAAGTTACTGACTGAAGGCTAACTGAAAATTGCTAACTAAAAGCTAACTGACTAAAAGCTAATCTTTTTGCGGCCGCTTTACAGTGCTGACCCAGCCCAAGATGCAGCCTGCAGGCGTCCCTCTAACACTACTGGGCTGGCTCGCCAAATGTTGTAGAAGATTTCTCATTAAGTATTCACAGAAGCATATACAGAGGCAGACTTGCAGTGGAAGAGTCCGTTTACTACACATCAGCTTTTATACACTTTGACAACAATATCGTTGCCAGTAATGACGTGTGGGCGACCATATTTCCTTTCCTGGAAGTCCTTACTTGAAGTGTATTTGTAGTGCTATCTCGTCctggtaatgtgtgtgtgtgtgtgtgtgtgtgtgtgtgtgtgtgtgtgtgtgtgtgtgtgtgtgtgtgtgtgtgtgt encodes the following:
- the dcst1 gene encoding E3 ubiquitin-protein ligase DCST1 → MNQILCLPAVKRLSLSFLPPAVHHFLFSQSEEFLVSHLVLRALFGAVTGSVLFLGIIHGLPLTSDLKLAAGSVFVVVCVICGVLSSSFRCSVLLMFPSMLGSRGRMYLMVFILSVLSTGPVSNIVHNVHSAALSLSCNLDLQVLHSKLLWRHAIRPFTVITQQLVDDEAAFESEALSISRKFQIIRDEVVAQYGYDQFKPQRMELDRSTQEQFTTKTMMQCDSVVNEGVQRCSDWFELRWAECMEAIPVPVISHILCVSMKFHFLCDIVRVMGPWCKQHIPVEGNFGRLFDHLNVSVDMLSREFSTELVVQEQPAVLGGAATDHFTQSVRKSLHGLTTMMKQLLDIVQLLLSLTIISVFIRAFWYLRQYRREVHFDNVYITTYFRKIDDRRRRAGKRFLLPLRKSEKKKFIDPLSFRIHPDEFQEVMSGVFQLLSVSLLCIVLLTVDYSVVHALDIVSRHTSTQFNLTSSHQVDIRVGGASMMAHLLRKTVSAFNSSSDLHIHTDNRKCVSPPSPLSAGVYMSCVGCVLLMALFTCLHVYTNRLQRVIAAFYHPKKEKRRVLYAYNLQLHSRISSQNSEHISSCEEVCQYLSRCGRHLCCRRQEDSEMHYDPPTKK